TCCTGCGTGTGCGGCTGCCGCCGGGTACGGGAGTGTCCCGGACCCGGCGGCGGTGCCGAGGCGTTGGCTGACGAGCGATCGGCCGAGGACGCGGATGGCGTAGCTGTGGCTTCCGTACACGTTGGTGACGTGCACGCCGTGTGTGCCGCGGGGCGGAGCGGCCTCGATGATCCGGCCGTTGCCGATGTAGAGGGCGACGTGGTAGGTGTCACCCGGGCTTCCCCAGAAGATGAGGTAGCCGGCCCGGACGTCGCTGTAGGGCACCCGGGTGGCCCGGACGGACTGTTCGTCGGTGTCCTCGCCGATGTCCACTCCGGCGCCGGCCCAGAAGAGGTACTCGGTGAACCCGGAGCAGTTGAACCCGAAGGTGTTGTAGACGTTGTAGCCGCCTGGGGAGAGCGAGTCGATGCCGCAGCCCGGGCCGCCCTTCCCGCCGGCACCCCAGGAGTAGCTGAGGGTCTGGGTGGTCGTCTGCTGGGCGAGCGCGATGACGCGGTTGATCTTCTCGGTGGTGGTGACGGAGGTACTGCCCTGCGGGCCGTCGAACCGGCCGTGCCCCGTGGTGTCACAGCTGCCGTTGCCGGTGCGGTGATCGGAGATCACCGCAAGGCCTGCCCCAGCAGGCCGGCAGGCCAGGCGCGTTGGGCGGGGGTGTCGGGGACGGCGAGGCCGCGGGCGTGTTCCACGGCGGTCCAGGCGGTGTCGGGGGCGGTGCCGTTGAGGACGAGGAGGGAGACGGCGAGGAGGGAGGAGCGGCCGATGCCGGCCCTGCAGTGCGTCACCACGTGGGCGCCGCCGCGCAGTCGGGCGGCGAGCCGGTGGAGGACGGGCAGGATGTCCGCGGGGTCGGGGACCGTGCGGTCGGGTATCGGGACCGGGACGAACTCCAGGCCGGCGGCGGCCGCGAGCCGCGGCGCCTCGGTGAGGCCGAGCTCGTCGAGCTCCGCCGCGGTGAGTGCGCAGACCAGGATGGCCGCGCCGGCGGCCGCGAGCGCGGCCATCTCGTCCGCGAGCCAGTCGTGGCCGCGTGGGCGGGCCATGGTGCTGACCCGCCCGGGGCCGGGCAGGTCGAGGGTGAACAGGGAAGCGCGCACGGCGGGACCGCATTTCGCTCGGGGGTGTGGGCTCCGGGCCGGACGGCGGGCGGCGCTCGATCACCTGACGGAACGTCGAAGGGAGCGCGTGCGCCCGGGCTGCGGCCACGGGGTGCCGGCCAGCCTATCGCGGCGGCTTGACCCTGACACCGGTGGGTGGGTCGGCCGGCGCCCGCCTCCGGTGGAAACACGTTTCCCGAGCGGGGAGTTCAGGCTCGGTCGGCGGGGCCGGCCTGGCTGTCCAGGGCGGCGCGGAGCCAGTCGTGGGCGGCGCCGAGGGTGGGGGTGTCCGCGTCGGTGAGGTCGGCGGCGAGCTGCCAGTAGCGGTCCATCACCGGGTGGGCCAGTGCGTCGAGGCGGTGGCCCAGCAGGCGGCGGAAGGCGGGTGTGTCGCGGTCGCCGTGGGCGGCGGCGTGGGCGGCGACGAAGCAGTCCAGCGCCTCGCCCGCCCGCGGTGCCCGCCCGGCCCGTAGGGCGGGCACGGCCAGGTCGTACGCCTCGGCGAGGCCGTCGTACAGCACGGCCGGGCGGTACGTCCCGCCGTCCGCGGGCGGCCGGGGCGGCGCGTCGACGCCGCCGGGGCAGGGCATGGTGGTGAGGGCGTGCAGCCGGGCGAAGGCCAGGACCTGGGCGGGCGACGGGTCCGCGGGCGGCTGCGGCACGGCGGCGTCGACGATCCGCGCGACCTGCCGGGTCGGGAGGCGGGGCGGCAGGACGCGCCGCCAGTAGCGGGCGAGCGCGGCGGTGTCGGGCGGGGATCCGACCGCGCCGATCAGTCGCAGCCGGTCGGCGCGTTCCTCGGCCGGGCAGTCGTGCAGCAGCCGCAGGGCGGCCTCACGCCAGCGCAGGGCGGCGAGGCGGCTGCCGAGTTCCTTCAACTGTGTGGCGACGGCGTCCTCCAGCGCGTCGCCCAGCGCGCGCCCCGGCGCCTCCCCCGCCGCGTCCCCCGTCACCTCCCCTGCCGCGTCCTGCCGGTTGAGGATGCGGTCGATCGCGGTGACGGGCAGGTCGAGGCCGCGCAGCGAGCGGATCAGGCGCAGCCGGTCGAGCGCGTCCGGTCCGTACCGGCGGTGGCCGCCGGAGCTGCGGGCGGCCTCGGGCAGCAGGCCACGGTCGGAGTAGTGGCGGACGGTCTTCACGGTGACGCCCGCGCGGTGGGCGAGTTCGCCGATGCTCCACAGTCCGTCCGGGACCACGACTTGAACCTCCCTCAGGGGGAGTTCCTATCGTACCGGCACGGGCGGGCGGCCGGACGGGGCGCCCCTGGACACCCGTGTGCGCGAGGAGGCGACGATGGCGGTTTTCGTGCTGGTGCCCGACTGGTTCACCGGCGGCTGGATCTGGGAGGACGTGGCCGATCGGCTGCGGGTGTCGGGCGCCGGGGCGCACCCGGTGACCCTCACCGGGATGGCGGGCGGCCGGGACGCGGCGCCGCCCGGCACGGACCTGGAGACGCACATCGAGGACGTGCTGCGCGTGGTCGACGGCCTGGACGCACGGGAGGTGGTGCTCGTCGGCCACGGCTACGGCATCCACCCGGTGCTCGGGGCGGCCGACCGCCGGCCGGGGCGGATCGCCCGGATCGTCCACCTGGACGCGGGCAGCCCCGGGGACGGCGACACTGCCCTGCAGGCGGTGCCGGACCCGGAGGTCCGCCGACCGGTCGCCGCCGGGGCGGCGCACCTGATCCCTCCGCCGCGGCCCGACGGATGGCAGCGCTGGGGCAGCACCGCGGGTCTGTCGGCCGAGGCGCTGGCCCGGCTGTCCGACCGCGCCGCCCCTCAGCCGGCCGGCACCCTGACCCGGCCGCTGCGGCTCTCCGGTGCGGCCGCGGCCCTGCCGGCCACCGGCGTCCTGTGCACCGGGAGCGGCCTGACCGTCGCCCTGCTCGAATCGCTGGTCGCGGCAGGCCGGCCGGAGGCGCGGGACCTCACCCGGCCGACCTCGCGGTTCCTCGAACTCGCCGCCGGGCACTGGCCGATGCTCTCCTGCCCCGGCGACCTGGCCGAGGTGCTGCTGCGGGCCGCCGCCGGCGAGGGCCACCGGATCACGGCCTCCGCCGAACCGCCCGGTCACCTGCGGCCCTTCGTCCTGGACGTGCCGGAGCGGCCCCGCGAGCGGGTCGGCCGGGTCGACCTCCACCTCCCCGACGACGCCGGGGACGGGCGGCGCTGGCCCGCGGTGCTGTTCGTCCACGGCGGCCCGCTCCCCGCCGACCTGCGGCCCACGCCCCGGGACTGGCCGGGACTCGTCGGCCACGCCCGGTACGCGGCGGTACTGGGCGCGGTCGGGGCCGTGCTCGACCACCGGCTGCACGACTTCGAGGACTACGGGCGGTCCGCCGAGGACCTCGCCGCCGCCGTCGAGTCGGTGCGCGCCGACCCTCGGGTCGACCCGGACCGCATCGCGCTCTGGTGCTTCTCCGCCGGCGGGCTGCTGCTCGCGGACTGGCTCGCCGCTCCCCCGCCGTGGCTGCGGTGCGCGGCGGCAAGCTACCCCGTGCTCGCGCCGCTGCCCACCTGGGGGCCGGTCGACCCCCGGTTCCGTCCGGTGGATGCGGTCGGCTCGGCCGGGCGGCTGCCGGTCGTGCTGACCCGGGCGGGCCGGGAGAACCCCGGGATCGCCGCCACCGTCGCGGAGTTCCTGGCGGCGGCGGAGAAGGCTTCGGCGCGGGTGGAGGTGGTGGACGTGCCGCAGGGGCGTCACGGCTTCGACACCGTCGACCCCGGCGAGTCGTCACGGCAGGCGGTGGAGCGGGCGATGCGGTCGGTCGTGGCCCATCTGCGAGTCTGACCGGTCGTCACAGCGGCCGGTTGTCAGGGGGACCGGTCGGTTGTTGGACGGGGGTGGGCCGGACGGGGTCTGCTGGGCGAGGGGGAACCGTTCCCCGTCCGCTCGCCCGTGAGGATCCCATGACCGACAGCCCCGACCTCTCCTTCCTCGACCTGCCCGCCGTGGCGGAGGGCTTCGTCGAGGAGACCCGTCCGCGCGCCCACGGTGCCGGCCTCGACGCCTGGGAGTACGGTCGGGTCACGGCGGGGCTCGCCGCGCTGCGGGACTGGCCCGGTGTCTGCGGTGCGGCCGCGCGGCGGCACCTGGCGGCGGCCGGGCAGGCAGCGGCGGAGGGGCGGACGGTGACGGCCGGCGAGGCGTACCGGACGGCGGCCCGCTGGTTCCATCTGGCCGGGCTCGTCCCGGACCCGGACCGGGCGGCCGCCGCCCGCGTCGCCACCGCGGCGGACGAGGCGATGCGGGCGGCCCTGGCGCTGCTCGACCCGGGCGCCGAGCGGGTCGAGGGCGAGGGCTTCGCCGGGTGGCTGCGGAGGCCGGCCGGCGTGCGGCGGGCTCCGGTGGTGGTGGTCGTGCCCGGGCTGGACTCCGGCAAGGAGGAGTTCCACCGCGTCGCGGAGGCACTGCTCGCCCGGGGTTCGGCGGTGCTCGCGATCGACGGCCCCGGCCAGGGTGTGCTCGCCGCGACCAGCACCTTCGAGCCGGACTACCACCGGGTGGTCGGCCGCGCCGTGGACGCCCTGGCGGGGCGGGGCGGCCTGGACACCGCGGACGGCGTCGCCGTCATCGGCCTGAGCCTGGGGGGCTGGTTCGCGGCGGCCGCGGCGGCGGGTGAACCGCGGGTCCGGGCGGCGGCGCTGGTCAGCGGCCCGTCCCGGCTGGACTGGGATGCCCTCGTCCCGTTCGTCACCGCGACGCTCGCCCAGCGCTGCGGCGGCATCCAGGCCGCCCGTTCCTTCGCCCGCCGGGTCGACCTCGACACCCTCGCCGACCGGCTCGACCTCCCGCTCCTTGTCGTGGAGGGCGGCGAGGACCGCATCCCCGGGGTCACCGGCGCCGAGCTGCCGGCCCGTCGGCTCCCGAACGCGGAGCTGCTGCTCGTCCCGCACGGCAACCACCTGCTCGGCAACGCCCTCGCCGACTGGCTCCCCACCACCGCCGACTGGCTCGCCCGGGCGGCGTCGGCGCGGCTCTGACGCATCCTCCGCCGCAGGACACGGGGCAGGACGCGGGGCAGGGGCCGGCCCGCCGACCGGCCGGCGGCGGGGGGCCGACCCGTCAGGGCCGGGGGCCGGCGGGGCAGGGGCCGGGACGGCGAGGAGTCGGCCCGTACGGGCGGCGGTGGCCCCCGCGGTGCCGGTCCACTCGGCGGCGGTGATGTAGAGGGTGGGGGTGCCGGCGGGGGTGCCGAGGGCGCAGGAGAAGCAGCCGCGGTCGGTCTCGACGGTCTGCAGGATCTCGCCGCCCTCGCGGACCCGGACACAGCGGCGGTTCGGTACGTCGGCGTACCAGAGCGCCCCCTCGGCATCGAGGCTGATCCCGTCGGGAGCCGATCCCTCGACCTCGGCCCAGGTGCGACGGCCCGTCAGACCGCCGTCGGGGGCGATGTCGAAGGCGGTGATCCGGGCCGCGTACGACTCGGCGACGACCAGGGTCGCGCCGTCCGGGGTCACGGCCATGCCGTTCGGGAAGGCGAGGTCCTCGGCGACGGTGCGGGCGGTGCCGTCGGGCGCGACCAGGGCGACGAGCCCG
This genomic window from Streptomyces sp. TLI_235 contains:
- a CDS encoding protein-tyrosine phosphatase, whose protein sequence is MRASLFTLDLPGPGRVSTMARPRGHDWLADEMAALAAAGAAILVCALTAAELDELGLTEAPRLAAAAGLEFVPVPIPDRTVPDPADILPVLHRLAARLRGGAHVVTHCRAGIGRSSLLAVSLLVLNGTAPDTAWTAVEHARGLAVPDTPAQRAWPAGLLGQALR
- a CDS encoding DNA-binding transcriptional MerR regulator, whose product is MVPDGLWSIGELAHRAGVTVKTVRHYSDRGLLPEAARSSGGHRRYGPDALDRLRLIRSLRGLDLPVTAIDRILNRQDAAGEVTGDAAGEAPGRALGDALEDAVATQLKELGSRLAALRWREAALRLLHDCPAEERADRLRLIGAVGSPPDTAALARYWRRVLPPRLPTRQVARIVDAAVPQPPADPSPAQVLAFARLHALTTMPCPGGVDAPPRPPADGGTYRPAVLYDGLAEAYDLAVPALRAGRAPRAGEALDCFVAAHAAAHGDRDTPAFRRLLGHRLDALAHPVMDRYWQLAADLTDADTPTLGAAHDWLRAALDSQAGPADRA
- a CDS encoding dienelactone hydrolase family protein produces the protein MAVFVLVPDWFTGGWIWEDVADRLRVSGAGAHPVTLTGMAGGRDAAPPGTDLETHIEDVLRVVDGLDAREVVLVGHGYGIHPVLGAADRRPGRIARIVHLDAGSPGDGDTALQAVPDPEVRRPVAAGAAHLIPPPRPDGWQRWGSTAGLSAEALARLSDRAAPQPAGTLTRPLRLSGAAAALPATGVLCTGSGLTVALLESLVAAGRPEARDLTRPTSRFLELAAGHWPMLSCPGDLAEVLLRAAAGEGHRITASAEPPGHLRPFVLDVPERPRERVGRVDLHLPDDAGDGRRWPAVLFVHGGPLPADLRPTPRDWPGLVGHARYAAVLGAVGAVLDHRLHDFEDYGRSAEDLAAAVESVRADPRVDPDRIALWCFSAGGLLLADWLAAPPPWLRCAAASYPVLAPLPTWGPVDPRFRPVDAVGSAGRLPVVLTRAGRENPGIAATVAEFLAAAEKASARVEVVDVPQGRHGFDTVDPGESSRQAVERAMRSVVAHLRV
- a CDS encoding serine aminopeptidase S33 family codes for the protein MTDSPDLSFLDLPAVAEGFVEETRPRAHGAGLDAWEYGRVTAGLAALRDWPGVCGAAARRHLAAAGQAAAEGRTVTAGEAYRTAARWFHLAGLVPDPDRAAAARVATAADEAMRAALALLDPGAERVEGEGFAGWLRRPAGVRRAPVVVVVPGLDSGKEEFHRVAEALLARGSAVLAIDGPGQGVLAATSTFEPDYHRVVGRAVDALAGRGGLDTADGVAVIGLSLGGWFAAAAAAGEPRVRAAALVSGPSRLDWDALVPFVTATLAQRCGGIQAARSFARRVDLDTLADRLDLPLLVVEGGEDRIPGVTGAELPARRLPNAELLLVPHGNHLLGNALADWLPTTADWLARAASARL